The Armatimonadota bacterium genome contains a region encoding:
- a CDS encoding NUDIX hydrolase, translating to MADCPGDEVLREETVASTRAFKGSLINVRVDRVRLADGTETRREVVEHPGAVAVLPFLDERHVVLERQFRQPTGEVLWEIPAGTLHPGEDPERCAGRELEEETGYSADKLELLASPYLAPGYSSEVIHIFVATGLRKTERNTDHDERVHPVVVEFTRALEMVRRGEIKDAKTLCAVLMAQTSATR from the coding sequence ATGGCTGATTGCCCGGGCGACGAGGTCCTGCGCGAGGAGACCGTAGCCTCCACTCGCGCCTTCAAGGGCTCGCTCATCAACGTGCGGGTGGATCGGGTGCGCCTGGCCGATGGCACCGAGACGCGGCGCGAGGTCGTCGAGCACCCGGGGGCGGTGGCGGTGCTGCCTTTCCTTGACGAGCGCCACGTCGTGCTCGAGCGTCAATTTCGCCAGCCTACGGGCGAGGTTCTATGGGAGATACCCGCGGGCACGCTGCACCCCGGCGAAGACCCGGAGCGGTGCGCGGGCCGGGAGCTGGAGGAGGAAACCGGCTATTCCGCCGACAAGCTGGAGCTGCTGGCGAGCCCATACCTGGCGCCGGGCTATAGCAGCGAGGTGATCCACATCTTCGTCGCCACCGGGCTGCGCAAGACCGAACGCAACACCGACCACGACGAGCGCGTGCACCCGGTGGTGGTCGAGTTCACTCGCGCGCTGGAGATGGTGCGCCGCGGCGAGATCAAGGACGCCAAGACCCTGTGCGCGGTGCTCATGGCGCAGACGAGCGCCACACGGTAG
- a CDS encoding AAA family ATPase, with protein sequence MREQGKRAIRFTNVHVENWRNFSQVSVDLQRRVFLVGPNASGKSNFLDLFRFLRDIVAVGGGLREAVRRRGGVRSLRCLAARRYSDIVIRVSIGGEDSEPLWTYSLAFSQDNRQRPTIREERIAKLGSDLRARPDDEDKKDPERLTQTHLEQVNVNQPFRELADFLGSTRYLHIVPQLIREPDRSVGRQHDPYGGDFLEQVAGTPAKTRDARLRRILHALKVAVPQLDQLELSRDDRGTPHLRGRYAHWRPHGAWQTEEVFSDGALRLLGLLWAAQEGAGPLLLEEPELSLHPEVVRFIPQMLAQIQRRVGRQVLLSTHSTDLLQDDGIGLDEVLLLLPSSEGTEVRPASHFREIRHLLDSGASMAHAVIPRTRPASAEQLVFALTE encoded by the coding sequence ATGAGGGAGCAAGGCAAGCGCGCTATCCGCTTCACAAACGTACATGTCGAGAACTGGCGCAACTTCTCCCAGGTATCCGTGGATCTTCAGCGACGCGTCTTCCTGGTCGGGCCTAACGCGTCCGGGAAGTCCAACTTCCTCGACCTGTTCCGCTTCCTGCGCGATATCGTGGCCGTGGGCGGTGGGCTCAGGGAGGCGGTGCGAAGGCGCGGGGGAGTGCGTTCGCTCCGGTGTTTGGCAGCTCGGCGTTACTCGGACATTGTTATACGTGTGAGCATCGGCGGAGAGGACTCCGAGCCGCTGTGGACGTACAGCCTCGCCTTCAGCCAGGACAACAGGCAGCGCCCGACGATCAGGGAGGAGAGGATCGCCAAACTGGGAAGCGACCTGCGAGCGCGGCCGGACGATGAGGATAAGAAGGACCCGGAACGCCTGACACAGACGCACCTCGAACAGGTCAATGTCAACCAGCCGTTCCGCGAGCTGGCCGACTTCCTCGGGTCAACGCGGTATCTTCATATCGTGCCACAGTTGATCCGCGAACCGGATCGCTCAGTAGGGCGGCAACACGATCCTTACGGCGGGGATTTTCTGGAACAGGTAGCTGGCACGCCTGCCAAGACCAGAGATGCTCGGCTGAGGCGCATCTTACATGCGCTCAAGGTCGCGGTGCCTCAGCTTGATCAACTGGAGTTGTCGCGCGACGATCGCGGCACGCCGCACCTGCGCGGCAGATATGCGCACTGGCGCCCCCACGGGGCCTGGCAGACCGAAGAAGTCTTCTCCGACGGCGCTCTGCGCCTGCTCGGACTGCTGTGGGCGGCACAGGAGGGGGCAGGACCCTTGCTCCTGGAGGAGCCGGAGCTCTCCCTACATCCCGAGGTTGTTCGGTTCATCCCGCAGATGCTGGCGCAGATTCAGCGGCGCGTCGGCCGCCAGGTTCTACTCAGCACTCATTCCACCGATCTCCTGCAGGATGACGGGATCGGATTGGACGAGGTGCTGCTCTTGCTGCCGAGCAGCGAAGGCACCGAGGTGCGTCCCGCGAGCCACTTCCGGGAGATACGGCACTTGCTTGACAGCGGGGCGTCAATGGCACACGCCGTGATCCCCCGGACGCGTCCGGCCAGCGCCGAGCAGTTGGTCTTCGCGTTGACGGAGTGA
- a CDS encoding DUF3866 family protein, whose product MLKAEVGVVLSIEASRAGAQEAVIEVAGKRARALNYPRLTGPIAGGERVLLNTTAVRLGLGTGGLHFVMKRLDDRDNATPPATPDEPGHVIKLRYTPLQFSCLSAEEADSPHHEALRTASSLNGAPVVACSLHSMIAPAAAGVKALLPAARVVYVMTDAAALPIAVSRLVAQLQEAGLLDTTVTCGQAFGGAYEAVNLFSGLLTARLVGEADVIIAGQGPGNVGTGTLYGFGGIEQGEIINATAVLGGRPVAAVRISFADPRERHRGVSHHSLVALGRVALARAAVVLPQISDDRARQVGEKLAAADIPDRHDIVTASGEAGLAELARRGVAVKSMGRAVDDDPEFFLAAAAAGEYAASRCAGSEPAEG is encoded by the coding sequence ATGCTCAAGGCCGAGGTCGGGGTGGTGCTGAGCATCGAGGCGTCGCGGGCAGGCGCGCAGGAGGCCGTCATCGAGGTGGCCGGCAAGCGCGCGCGCGCTCTCAACTATCCGCGGCTCACCGGGCCGATAGCGGGCGGAGAACGCGTGCTGCTCAATACCACGGCGGTGCGTCTCGGCCTCGGCACCGGTGGGCTGCACTTCGTGATGAAACGCCTGGACGACCGCGATAACGCCACGCCGCCGGCCACGCCCGACGAACCCGGCCATGTCATCAAGCTGCGCTACACCCCCCTGCAGTTCTCGTGCCTAAGCGCCGAGGAGGCGGACAGCCCGCATCACGAGGCCCTGCGCACGGCCTCCAGCCTGAATGGCGCGCCGGTTGTCGCCTGCTCTTTGCACAGCATGATCGCCCCCGCGGCGGCCGGCGTCAAGGCGCTGCTGCCCGCCGCGCGCGTGGTCTACGTCATGACCGACGCCGCCGCGCTCCCGATTGCGGTCAGCCGCCTCGTCGCCCAGCTCCAGGAGGCCGGCCTGCTCGACACGACGGTCACCTGCGGCCAGGCGTTCGGCGGGGCGTACGAGGCGGTCAACCTCTTCTCCGGGCTGTTGACCGCGCGCCTGGTCGGCGAGGCCGACGTTATCATCGCCGGCCAAGGGCCGGGCAACGTCGGTACGGGGACGCTCTACGGCTTCGGCGGCATCGAGCAGGGCGAGATCATCAACGCCACGGCAGTGCTGGGCGGGCGTCCGGTGGCGGCGGTGCGCATCAGCTTCGCCGACCCGCGCGAGCGCCACCGCGGGGTGAGCCACCATTCCCTGGTGGCGTTGGGGCGGGTCGCGCTGGCGCGGGCGGCCGTCGTCCTGCCGCAGATAAGCGACGACCGCGCGCGGCAGGTGGGCGAGAAGCTGGCCGCAGCGGACATTCCCGACCGCCATGACATCGTCACCGCGAGCGGCGAAGCAGGATTGGCGGAGCTCGCCCGGCGCGGCGTGGCGGTGAAGTCCATGGGGCGGGCGGTGGATGACGACCCCGAGTTCTTCCTGGCGGCGGCGGCGGCGGGCGAGTACGCTGCCAGCCGGTGCGCCGGCAGCGAGCCTGCTGAGGGCTGA